From a single Brassica rapa cultivar Chiifu-401-42 chromosome A01, CAAS_Brap_v3.01, whole genome shotgun sequence genomic region:
- the LOC103840386 gene encoding cinnamyl alcohol dehydrogenase 5, which produces MRRMEVERKTIGWAARDPSGILSPYTYTLRETGPEDVHIRIICCGICHTDLHHTKNDLGTSNYPMVPGHEVVGEVVEVGSGVSKFTVGDIVGVGCLVGCCGGCSPCERDLEQYCPKKIWSYNDVYIDGQPTQGGFAKATVVHQKFVVKIPEGMAVEQAAPLLCAGVTVYSPLSHFGLKKPGLRGGILGLGGVGHMGVKFAKAMGHHVTVISSSNKKREEALQDLGADDYVIGSDQSKMNELADSMDYIIDTVPVHHALEPYLSLLRLDGKLILMGVINNPLQFLSPMVMIGRKMITGSFIGSMKETEEMLEFWKEKGLSSIIEVVKMDYVNTALERLEKNDVRYRFVVDVEGSRLEA; this is translated from the exons ATGAGGAGAATGGAGGTGGAGAGGAAAACAATAGGCTGGGCTGCGAGAGACCCATCTGGGATACTCTCTCCTTACACTTACACTCTCAG GGAGACAGGACCAGAGGATGTACACATAAGAATCATATGCTGTGGAATCTGCCACACCGATCTCCATCACACTAAAAACGATCTCGGCACGTCTAACTACCCCATGGTTCCTGg GCACGAGGTTGTAGGGGAAGTAGTAGAGGTGGGATCAGGTGTGAGTAAGTTCACCGTAGGGGATATAGTTGGAGTTGGTTGTCTCGTTGGATGTTGCGGTGGTTGTAGCCCCTGCGAGAGGGATCTCGAACAGTATTGTCCCAAGAAAATATGGAGTTACAACGATGTTTACATCGATGGTCAGCCTACACAAGGTGGCTTTGCTAAAGCCACTGTGGTTCACCAAAA GTTTGTGGTGAAGATTCCAGAAGGAATGGCGGTTGAGCAGGCAGCCCCGCTACTGTGCGCCGGTGTGACGGTGTACAGTCCACTGAGCCACTTTGGGCTGAAGAAACCAGGTCTAAGGGGAGGCATACTAGGGTTAGGTGGAGTTGGTCACATGGGTGTGAAATTCGCCAAAGCAATGGGGCACCATGTGACTGTCATAAGCTCATCAaacaagaagagagaagaggctTTGCAAGATCTTGGAGCCGATGATTACGTGATCGGATCCGACCAGTCGAAGATGAACGAACTTGCTGATTCAATGGATTACATAATAGACACGGTCCCTGTTCATCATGCACTTGAGCCTTACTTGTCTCTGCTTAGGCTTGATGGGAAACTCATACTCATGGGAGTCATCAACAATCCGTTGCAGTTTCTCAGTCCTATGGTTATGATTG GGAGGAAAATGATAACTGGGAGCTTCATAGGGAGCATGAAGGAAACTGAGGAGATGCTTGAGTTCTGGAAAGAAAAGGGTTTAAGTTCTATCATCGAAGTTGTGAAAATGGACTATGTAAACACTGCGCTCGAGAGACTCGAGAAGAACGATGTGCGTTATAGGTTCGTGGTTGATGTCGAAGGAAGCAGACTCGAGGCTTGA
- the LOC103840485 gene encoding agamous-like MADS-box protein AGL16 → MGRGKIAIKRIDNSTSRQVTFSKRRNGLLKKAKELAILCDAEVGVIIFSSTGRLYEFSSSSMKSIIDRYSEAKCETSSEINPASEIKFWQKEAAILKRQLHSLQENHRQMMGEELSGLSVEDLQKLENQLELSLHDVRMKKDQMLLEEIQELNREGNLLHQENLDLHKKLNLMRQQNMELHKKVSEVEGVKSSEKISLLTNGLGMRDNSSEHVHLQLSQPLQHDETHSKAIQLSYFSFIS, encoded by the exons ATGGGAAGGGGTAAGATCGCGATCAAGAGGATTGATAACTCGACGAGCCGTCAGGTGACGTTCTCCAAGCGAAGGAACGGACTCTTGAAGAAAGCCAAGGAGCTTGCGATTCTCTGCGATGCTGAGGTTGGTGTCATCATCTTCTCCAGCACCGGCAGGCTCTACGAGTTCTCCAGCTCCAG CATGAAATCGATAATAGATAGATACAGCGAGGCCAAATGTGAAACTAGTTCGGAAATCAACCCAGCTTCAGAAATCAAG TTTTGGCAAAAGGAGGCCGCGATTCTAAAGCGACAGCTACACAGCTTACAAGAAAACCACCG GCAAATGATGGGGGAAGAGCTCTCTGGACTAAGTGTGGAAGATTTACAGAAACTGGAGAATCAGCTTGAACTGAGCCTTCATGATGTACGAATGAAAAAG GATCAAATGTTACTAGAAGAAATACAAGAGCTTAACCGCGAG GGGAATCTCTTACACCAAGAGAACTTAGACCTCCACAAGAAACTAAACCTAATGCGACAACAGAATATGGAGTTACATAAGAAg GTTTCAGAGGTTGAGGGTGTGAAAAGCTCAGAGAAAATTTCTCTTCTCACAAATGGTCTAGGCATGAGAGATAACTCGAGCGAACATGTTCATCTTCAGCTCAGCCAACCGCTGCAGCATGATGAGACGCACTCAAAAGCTATCCAACTAAGCTATTTCTCCTtcatttcataa
- the LOC103840574 gene encoding receptor protein kinase-like protein At4g34220: MTFNRSNLFSLFILHLLVPTQVQALNADGVLLLSFKYSILSDPLSVLRNWNYDDKTPCLWTGVTCTELGKPSTPDMFRVTSLVLPNKHLLGSIAPDLFFIPHLRILDLSSNFFNGSLPDSVFNATELSVISLGSNNLSGDLPTSISSDTNLQLLNLSANAFTGKIPLSLSLLKNLTAVSLSKNSFSGDIPGGFEAVEVLDLSSNLLNGSLPQNLGGRSLHYLSLSHNKLSGEIPPGFAAKFPGNATVDLSFNNLTGPIPTSLSLLNQKAEAFSSNPELCGKPLKTLCSIPSTLSNPPNIPENTSPAIAVKPRSSAPPTNSSTESPNQTVKSKLKPSTIAGIIVADIVGLAIIGLFVLYVYQVRKRRRSPESTTFSLFTICLDKNEAKKSKPSFVVEVNVTESPDAKTSCGSCINGGRYDETSTSESDVENNQQTVQAFDRTDGGRLKQNAQTKLITVDGETRLDLDTLLKASAYVLGTNVTRIVYKAVLENGTAFAVRRIETESCATTKVKDFEREVRAIAKIRHPNLVRIRGFCWGNDEKLLISDYVPNGSLLGSFTATKSSASSSTPTMQHLLSFEARLKIAKGMARGLSYINEKKHVHGNIKPNNILLNSENEPIITDLGLDRLMTPTSSSPCYQPPERCTSEKPNSKWDVYSFGVILLELLTGKTFSVDQDVDQWSELLDGSEAEEKGRFLRLVDGAIRSDVARHEDAAMVCFRLGIECVSSLPQKRPSMKEVVQALEKVSV, translated from the exons ATGACTTTCAACCGAAGCAACCTCTTCTCATTATTCATCCTCCACCTTCTAGTCCCCACACAAGTCCAAGCTCTTAACGCTGATGGTGTTCTTCTGCTATCTTTCAAATACTCTATCCTCAGTGACCCTCTCTCCGTTCTACGCAACTGGAACTATGACGATAAAACACCATGCTTGTGGACAGGTGTCACATGCACAGAGCTTGGGAAGCCCAGTACACCAGACATGTTCAGAGTCACAAGCTTGGTACTTCCCAACAAACACCTTCTTGGCTCCATCGCTCCGGACTTGTTCTTCATTCCGCATCTAAGGATCTTGGATCTATCCAGCAACTTCTTCAACGGGTCACTCCCGGACTCGGTCTTCAATGCTACTGAGCTTAGTGTTATCTCCCTTGGAAGCAACAATCTCTCTGGTGATTTGCCTACGAGTATCAGCAGTGACACAAACCTCCAGCTCTTGAACCTCTCAGCTAACGCATTTACAGGAAAAATACCGCTCAGCCTCTCACTTCTGAAGAATTTAACGGCCGTTTCCTTGTCAAAGAACTCCTTCTCAGGTGACATTCCAGGTGGTTTCGAAGCAGTAGAGGTTCTTGACCTCTCTTCAAACCTTCTGAACGGCTCTCTTCCTCAGAACTTGGGAGGGAGAAGCCTGCATTACTTGAGCTTATCACACAACAAACTCTCCGGCGAGATTCCTCCAGGGTTTGCAGCAAAGTTTCCAGGAAACGCTACAGTCGATCTCTCCTTCAACAACCTAACAGGCCCAATCCCAACCTCCCTCTCTCTACTCAACCAAAAGGCTGAGGCTTTCTCCAGTAATCCAGAGCTGTGTGGGAAGCCGTTGAAGACCCTTTGTTCAATACCTTCCACTCTCTCAAACCCTCCAAACATACCTGAAAACACTTCCCCGGCTATAGCTGTCAAGCCAAGAAGCTCAGCTCCTCCAACAAACTCTTCAACAGAGTCACCAAACCAAACGGTGAAAAGCAAGCTGAAGCCAAGCACCATCGCCGGAATCATTGTTGCGGACATAGTTGGTCTAGCTATCATAGGCCTCTTCGTGCTCTACGTTTACCAAGTCAGGAAACGAAGAAGGTCCCCAGAGTCCACCACGTTCAGCCTCTTCACAATCTGCCTTGACAAAAACGAAGCCAAGAAATCAAAACCAAGCTTCGTCGTTGAGGTCAACGTCACTGAATCACCAGACGCTAAAACGTCTTGCGGCTCGTGCATCAACGGAGGAAGgtacgacgagacgtcgacgtCAGAGAGCGACGTAGAGAACAACCAGCAAACGGTTCAGGCATTTGATCGAACAGATGGGGGGCGATTGAAACAGAACGCTCAGACTAAACTAATCACAGTCGACGGAGAGACTCGTTTGGATTTGGACACGCTACTAAAGGCCTCAGCTTACGTATTGGGAACCAACGTGACTAGAATCGTGTACAAGGCGGTTCTTGAAAACGGCACGGCGTTCGCGGTGCGGCGGATAGAAACGGAGAGCTGTGCGACGACGAAAGTTAAGGACTTTGAGCGGGAGGTTCGCGCTATAGCTAAGATTCGACACCCGAATCTCGTTAGGATTCGTGGGTTCTGCTGGGGAAACGACGAGAAGCTTCTTATCTCCGACTATGTTCCCAATGGCAGCCTCCTTGGCTCCTTCACCGCGA CTAAGTCAAGCGCAAGCTCGTCGACACCAACTATGCAACACCTACTTTCTTTCGAGGCGCGGCTCAAGATAGCTAAAGGAATGGCGCGGGGACTATCTTACATCAACGAGAAGAAACACGTGCACGGTAACATCAAGCCCAATAACATTCTCTTAAACTCTGAGAATGAGCCCATCATCACCGATCTGGGCCTAGACCGCCTCATGACACCAACGTCGAGCTCACCGTGCTACCAGCCACCGGAACGGTGTACAAGCGAGAAGCCAAACTCCAAGTGGGACGTTTATTCATTCGGCGTCATTCTATTAGAACTTCTCACAGGCAAAACGTTTTCGGTCGACCAAGATGTAGATCAGTGGTCAGAGTTACTAGACGGTTCTGAAGCGGAAGAGAAAGGCCGGTTCTTGAGGTTAGTCGACGGTGCAATAAGAAGCGATGTGGCTCGGCATGAGGATGCTGCGATGGTGTGCTTCAGGTTAGGGATTGAATGTGTCTCTTCCTTGCCTCAGAAGCGACCGTCAATGAAGGAAGTAGTGCAAGCGTTGGAGAAAGTGAGTGTTTAG
- the LOC103840660 gene encoding probable carbohydrate esterase At4g34215, with protein MEGRSTTTSAAESPEIQYHPPNPPNQIFILSGQSNMAGRGGVVKDHHQNRWVWDKIVPSECSPDSSILRLRADLRWEEAREPLHADIDTGKVCGVGPGMAFANAVRKRSDSDSDVIGLVPCAVGGTAIKEWERGSRLYETMVKRAEESRRYGGEIKAMLWYQGESDVSDIHDAESYGRNMTRLVKNLRHDLNLPSLPIIQVAITSGGGYIDKVREAQLGLKLSNVVCVDAKGLQLKPDNLHLTTEAQVQLGLSLAQAYLSNFC; from the exons ATGGAAGGAAGATCTACAACAACCTCCGCCGCGGAGTCACCGGAGATCCAATACCATCCACCGAACCCCCCGAACCAGATCTTCATCCTCTCCGGACAAAGCAACATGGCCGGACGCGGCGGCGTCGTCAAGGACCACCACCAAAACCGTTGGGTATGGGACAAAATCGTTCCGTCGGAATGCTCGCCGGACTCGTCGATCCTCCGCCTGAGAGCAGATCTCCGGTGGGAGGAAGCGCGTGAGCCGCTCCACGCCGACATCGACACCGGCAAAGTGTGCGGCGTAGGTCCGGGAATGGCGTTCGCGAACGCGGTGAGGAAACGATCCGACTCGGATTCCGACGTGATCGGGCTGGTTCCGTGCGCCGTCGGTGGGACGGCGATAAAAGAGTGGGAGCGTGGGAGCCGTTTGTACGAGACGATGGTTAAGAGAGCGGAGGAGAGTAGGAGATACGGAGGAGAGATCAAGGCGATGCTTTGGTACCAAGGAGAGAGTGACGTGTCGGACATCCACGACGCCGAGAGTTACGGGAGGAATATGACTCGTTTGGTTAAGAACCTTCGTCATGATCTTAACCTTCCTTCTCTTCCCATTATTCAG GTGGCGATAACATCGGGAGGAGGGTATATAGATAAGGTGAGGGAAGCACAGTTGGGTTTGAAACTTTCTAATGTGGTCTGTGTAGATGCTAAAGGATTGCAGCTAAAGCCGGATAATCTTCACTTGACCACTGAGGCTCAAGTTCAGCTTGGTCTCTCATTAGCACAAGCTTACCTTTCCAACTTCTGCTAG
- the LOC103840754 gene encoding D-3-phosphoglycerate dehydrogenase 1, chloroplastic, protein MSATASSAISVATKPLKSLSLSTRSPLPSAASVAFPTPRRRLVLVACTTGDGSKPTILVAEKLGEAGVKLLEDFANVDCSYNLTPEELNTKISLCDALIVRSGTKVGREVFESSRGRLKVVGRAGVGIDNVDLSAATEFGCLVVNAPTANTIAAAEHGIALLAGMARNVAQADASVKAGEWKRNKYVGVSLVGKTLAVMGFGKVGTEVARRAKGLGMRVIAHDPYAPADRAHAIGVDLVSFDEALATADFISLHMPLTPATSKILNDETFAKMKKGVRIVNVARGGVIDEDALVRALDAGIVAQAALDVFTKEPPAKDSPLVQHERVTVTPHLGASTMEAQEGVAIEIAEAVVGALNGELAATAVNAPMVSAEVLTELKPYVILAEKLGRLAVQLVAGGSGVKNVKVSYTSARATDDLDTRLLRAMITKGIIEPISDVYVNLVNADFTAKQRGLRISEERVLLDGSPENPLETITVQLGNVESKFASSLSESGEVKVEGRVKDGVPHLTKVGSFEVDVTLEGSIILCRQVDQPGMIGTVGSILGESNVNVNFMSVGRIAPRKQAIMAIGVDDQPSKETLKKIGEIPAVEEFVFLKV, encoded by the exons ATGTCAGCCACCGCATCCTCCGCGATCTCCGTCGCCACCAAGCCCCTCAAGAGCTTGTCCCTCTCCACCAGATCGCCTCTCCCATCCGCCGCTTCCGTCGCTTTCCCCACTCCTCGCCGCCGTCTCGTTCTCGTGGCGTGCACAACCGGAGACGGATCCAAGCCGACGATCCTCGTCGCCGAGAAGCTCGGTGAGGCTGGTGTGAAGCTCTTGGAGGATTTCGCGAATGTGGACTGCTCTTACAACCTGACTCCCGAGGAGCTCAACACTAAGATCTCTCTCTGTGACGCGTTGATCGTTAGGAGCGGGACCAAGGTTGGACGTGAGGTGTTCGAGTCTTCTCGCGGTAGGCTCAAGGTTGTTGGACGCGCTGGTGTTGGGATCGACAACGTGGATCTGAGCGCCGCCACGGAGTTTGGATGTCTTGTCGTTAACGCGCCGACGGCGAACACGATCGCCGCCGCTGAGCATGGGATCGCGCTTTTGGCCGGCATGGCCAGGAACGTCGCACAGGCTGATGCATCTGTTAAGGCTG GTGAGTGGAAGAGGAACAAGTATGTCGGTGTTTCACTCGTTGGCAAGACTCTTGCAGTGATGGGATTCGGGAAAGTTGGGACTGAAGTGGCTCGTCGTGCCAAAGGTCTTGGCATGCGTGTCATTGCTCATGATCCCTATGCACCAGCAGACCGTGCACACGCCATTGGTGTTGATCTAGTGAGCTTCGATGAAGCCTTGGCCACCGCGGATTTCATTTCTCTCCACATGCCTCTTACGCCAGCAACATCGAAGATACTCAACGACGAAACATTTGCCAAGATGAAGAAAGGAGTTCGTATTGTTAATGTTGCACGTGGAGGTGTTATAGACGAAGACGCGTTAGTGAGGGCTCTGGATGCGGGTATTGTTGCTCAGGCTGCTCTTGATGTTTTCACTAAAGAGCCGCCGGCTAAAGATAGTCCTTTAGTGCAGCATGAGAGGGTTACTGTGACACCTCATCTTGGAGCCAGCACAATGGAAGCTCAG GAAGGAGTTGCCATTGAAATTGCTGAAGCTGTTGTTGGAGCTCTGAATGGTGAGCTTGCTGCTACTGCAGTCAATGCACCTATGGTTTCTGCTGAG GTTCTAACCGAGCTGAAACCATATGTGATACTAGCCGAGAAGCTAGGGAGACTAGCGGTGCAGCTAGTGGCTGGAGGAAGCGGCGTTAAAAACGTGAAAGTCTCATACACGTCAGCACGAGCCACTGACGACCTCGACACAAGACTTTTACGAGCCATGATCACCAAGGGAATCATCGAGCCAATCTCTGACGTGTACGTCAACTTGGTCAACGCGGACTTCACAGCGAAGCAGAGAGGCTTGAGAATCTCAGAGGAACGTGTGCTCTTGGACGGGTCACCAGAGAACCCGTTGGAGACGATAACCGTTCAGCTAGGCAACGTGGAGTCAAAATTCGCGAGCTCGTTGTCTGAGTCAGGAGAGGTGAAAGTGGAAGGAAGGGTTAAAGACGGAGTCCCGCATTTGACGAAGGTTGGATCGTTTGAGGTGGatgtgactcttgaaggtagtATTATACTGTGCAGGCAGGTGGATCAACCGGGTATGATAGGGACGGTGGGGAGTATACTTGGAGAGTCTAACGTGAATGTGAACTTTATGAGCGTTGGAAGAATCGCACCCAGGAAGCAAGCTATTATGGCGATTGGTGTAGATGATCAGCCGAGCAAGGAGACTCTTAAGAAGATTGGGGAGATCCCTGCTGTGGAGGAGTTTGTTTTCCTCAAGGTCTAG